One stretch of Podospora bellae-mahoneyi strain CBS 112042 chromosome 2, whole genome shotgun sequence DNA includes these proteins:
- a CDS encoding hypothetical protein (EggNog:ENOG503Q4J3; COG:S) yields the protein MDGVSAAASIIAVIELSAKVACLCVQYSSDVKNAKADIERLQRELQGLGTTLQGARELLESPNGKSLKTSQGLVDGLTNCSSQLTQLQLRLEKKLHHGPARKAMRRLGFRALKWPFDSKEIDTIIKNLERYRGILSLGLAVDQVTQIFDVDQRVLGVDQKVLDVGQKFVLSQLPIANDAAFDSHADEHDARCHPETRTDLLKDIKEWAGSPKGEGIFWLNGMAGTGKSTISRTVAQSFADQGLLGASFFFKRGERDRSNAARLFTTIATQLTVKEPGLAAHIRAAIEADPSIIRKVLKEQFKQLILKPLENLGGNLDGTKTIVLVIDALDECERDDDIKVIISLLSQAKSLGSIRLKAFLTSRPELPIRLGFKEIKDKYQDLVLHEIPKPIIEHDIATYLNFELAKIRNDYNALSPGGRQLPHDWPGSQIIKDLVQMAVPLFIFAATACRFIRDRKYGGPDRQLAKLLAYQTSQQSKLDATYLPVLEPLFVDLTDLEHDFLNEFQQIVGTIVLLAEPLSTTSLSKFIQIDRDIVIDRLDSLHSVLNVPTSAESPVRIFHLSFRDFLVDPAKAKEQKTYPFWVDEKATHRRIATRCLDLLSDYLKKDICDLRMPGTARADIESSVIDLHLPSDVRYACLYWVYHVQQSSSRISDDHQVYTFLERHFLHWLEALSLLGKISVTIGMIRDLQGLLTIPLLPKVDLEWNACLQILEGHGLSVTAVAFSPDGTTLASASDDKTVRLWDVATGEHQRTLEGHGLSVRAVAFSPDGTTLASASYDQTVRLWDVATGEHQRTLEGHGDWVTAVAFSPDGTTLASASEDQTVRLWDVATGEHQRTLEGDGHLVTAVAFSPDGTTLASASRDQTVRLWDVATGEHQRTLEGHGHWVTAVAFSPDGTTLASASYDQTVRLWDVATGEHQRTLKGHGLSVRAVAFSPDGTTLASTSHDKTVRLWDVATGEHQRTLKGHGDWVRAVAFSPDGTTLASASEDQTVRLWDVATGEHQRTLEGHGLSVTAVAFSPDGTTLASASNDQTVRLWDVATGEHQRTLEGHGLSVTAVAFSPDGTTLASASNDKTVRLWDVATGEHQRTLEGHGLSVREVAFSPDGTTLASASNDQTVRLWDVATGEHRRTLKGHGDWVTAVAFSPDGTTLASASDDKTVRLWDVATGEHQRTLEGHGLSVTAVAFSPDGTTLASASHDKTVRLWDVATGEHQRTLEGHGLSVTAVAFSPDGTTLASASNDKTVRLWDVATGEHRRILEVQVTPRRLSSRIAEDSPESSK from the exons ATGGACGGAGTAagcgcagcagcaagcatCATCGCTGTGATCGAGCTGTCAGCGAAAGTCGCATGTCTTTGCGTCCAATACTCCTCCGATGTCAAGAATGCCAAAGCTGATATTGAGCGACTGCAAAGAGAGCTTCAAGGGCTGGGAACAACTCTACAAGGCGCGCGGGAGCTTCTTGAGAGTCCAAACGGCAAGAGCCTTAAAACGTCTCAGGGCTTGGTAGACGGGCTCACCAACTGCTCTTCCCAGCTGACACAGCTACAACTAAGGCTGGAGAAGAAACTTCATCATGGGCCTGCGCGTAAGGCCATGCGCCGGCTCGGATTTCGCGCTCTTAAGTGGCCCTTCGATAGCAAAGAGATCGATACTATCATTAAGAACTTAGAGCGGTATCGAGGCATACTATCTCTGGGTCTCGCCGTCGACCAAGT TACTCAGATCTTTGATGTCGACCAGAGAGTCCTAGGTGTCGACCAGAAAGTCCTTGATGTCGGCCAGAAATTTGTCCTTTCCCAACTTCCGATTGCGAACGATGCAGCCTTCGACTCTCACGCAGACGAGCACGACGCGCGATGTCACCCCGAAACCCGGaccgacctcctcaaggATATAAAAGAATGGGCTGGAAGTCCAAAAGGCGAAGGCATCTTCTGGCTAAACGGTATGGCTGGAACCGGGAAGTCCACCATATCACGAACGGTTGCACAATCTTTTGCAGACCAAGGACTTCTCGGtgccagcttcttctttaAGAGAGGCGAGCGAGACCGGAGCAACGCAGCTCGGCTATTTACAACCATTGCAACTCAGCTTACTGTCAAAGAACCTGGTTTGGCAGCGCACATTAGGGCTGCTATTGAGGCTGACCCTTCCATCATACGCAAGGTGTTAAAGGAGCAGTTTAAGCAGCTGATCCTGAAGCCATTGGAAAACTTAGGGGGTAATTTGGACGGCACCAAAACAATTGTCCTGGTGATTGATGCCCTTGATGAGTGCGAACGGGATGATGATATTAAGGTTATCATTTCCCTGTTGTCACAAGCAAAGAGTCTGGGTTCAATACGGCTAAAAGCTTTCCTCACAAGCCGGCCTGAGTTGCCAATCCGACTTGGCTTCAAAGAGATCAAGGACAAATACCAGGATCTGGTCCTGCATGAAATCCCAAAGCCAATTATCGAGCACGACATCGCTACATATCTGAACTTCGAGCTTGCAAAAATCCGTAACGACTATAATGCTCTGTCTCCTGGTGGGCGGCAGCTCCCGCACGATTGGCCTGGTTCCCAGATTATTAAGGATTTAGTCCAGATGGCTGTTCCGCTTTTTATCTTTGCAGCGACTGCCTGTCGTTTTATACGTGACCGGAAATACGGCGGACCGGATCGACAACTGGCAAAACTCCTTGCCTACCAGACAAGTCAGCAATCAAAACTCGACGCTACCTACCTCCCAGTTCTAGAACCCCTTTTTGTCGACCTTACCGATTTAGAGCACGACTTTTTGAACGAATTTCAACAGATTGTCGGCACGATTGTACTTCTAGCCGAGCCACTTTCAACAACGTCTCTCTCAAAGTTTATCCAGATCGATAGAGATATCGTTATCGACCGGTTAGATTCTCTCCACTCTGTACTCAACGTACCTACCTCCGCCGAATCTCCCGTCAGGATCTTCCACCTGTCATTCCGTGACTTTCTTGTCGATCCCGCTAAGGCCAAAGAGCAAAAGACGTATCCATTTTGGGTCGATGAGAAAGCGACGCATAGGAGGATTGCAACTAGATGCCTGGATCTCCTTTCCGATTACTTAAAAAAGGACATCTGCGATCTGAGAATGCCTGGAACAGCTCGTGCCGACATTGAGTCGTCAGTCATTGACTTACATTTGCCATCGGATGTCCGGTATGCGTGCCTATATTGGGTCTATCACGTCCAGCAAAGCAGCTCTCGTATAAGCGATGATCATCAAGTATACACCTTCCTCGAACGTCATTTCCTCCACTGGCTGGAAGCGTTAAGTCTCCTTGGGAAAATATCTGTAACTATTGGAATGATTAGGGATTTACAGGGTCTCCTCACT ATCCCACTATTGCCAAAGGTTGATTTAGAGTGGAACGCGTGTCTGCAGATCCTCGAGGGGCATGGCCTCTCGGTTAcagcggtagcgttctcgccggacggTACCACactggcgtcagcttcagACGATAAAACGGTACGGCTTTGGGATGTGGCGACCGGCGAGCACCAGCGGACCCTCGAGGGGCATGGCCTCTCGGTTAGagcggtagcgttctcgccggatggTACCACactggcgtcagcttcatACGATCAAACGGTACGGCTTTGGGATGTGGCGACCGGCGAGCACCAGCGGACCCTCGAGGGGCATGGCGACTGGGTTAcagcggtagcgttctcgccggacggTACCACactggcgtcagcttcagAAGATCAAACGGTACGGCTTTGGGATGTGGCGACCGGCGAGCACCAGCGGACCCTCGAGGGGGATGGCCACTTGGTTAcagcggtagcgttctcgccggatggTACCACactggcgtcagcttcaCGCGATCAAACGGTACGGCTTTGGGATGTGGCGACCGGCGAGCACCAGCGGACCCTCGAGGGGCATGGCCACTGGGTTAcagcggtagcgttctcgccggacggTACCACactggcgtcagcttcatACGATCAAACGGTACGGCTTTGGGATGTGGCGACTGGTGAGCACCAGCGGACCCTCAAGGGGCATGGCCTCTCGGTTAGAGCGGTAGCATTCTCGCCGGACGGTACCACACTGGCGTCAACTTCACACGATAAAACGGTACGGCTTTGGGATGTGGCGACCGGCGAGCACCAGCGGACCCTCAAAGGGCATGGCGACTGGGTTAGagcggtagcgttctcgccggacggTACCACactggcgtcagcttcagAAGATCAAACGGTACGGCTTTGGGATGTGGCGACCGGCGAGCACCAGCGGACCCTCGAGGGGCATGGCCTCTCGGTTAcagcggtagcgttctcgccggacggTACCACGctggcgtcagcttcaaACGATCAAACGGTACGGCTTTGGGATGTGGCGACCGGCGAGCACCAGCGGACCCTCGAGGGGCATGGCCTCTCGGTTAcagcggtagcgttctcgccggacggTACCACGctggcgtcagcttcaaACGATAAAACGGTACGGCTTTGGGATGTGGCAACCGGCGAGCACCAGCGGACCCTCGAGGGGCATGGCCTCTCGGTTAGAGaggtagcgttctcgccggacggTACCACGctggcgtcagcttcaaACGATCAAACGGTACGGCTTTGGGATGTGGCGACCGGCGAGCACCGGCGGACCCTCAAAGGGCATGGCGACTGGGTTACAGCGGTAGCATTCTCGCCGGACGGTACCACGctggcgtcagcttcagACGATAAAACGGTACGGCTTTGGGATGTGGCGACCGGCGAGCACCAGCGGACCCTCGAGGGGCATGGCCTCTCGGTTAcagcggtagcgttctcgccggacggTACCACGCTGGCGTCAGCTTCACACGATAAAACGGTACGGCTTTGGGATGTGGCGACCGGCGAGCACCAGCGGACCCTCGAGGGGCATGGCCTCTCGGTTAcagcggtagcgttctcgccggacggTACCACGctggcgtcagcttcaaACGATAAAACGGTACGGCTTTGGGATGTGGCGACCGGCGAGCACCGGCGGATCCTCGAAGTACAGGTCACTCCTAGACGTCTATC ATCGAGGATTGCTGAGGATAGCCCCGAGTCCAGCAAATAA
- a CDS encoding hypothetical protein (EggNog:ENOG503P2GJ): MSTTSYRTATAGSQWPPSYNSTTAAIGANTDRSIGQPPDFDPPTPPTSRPWSPPVPRSEISTQPWPFSDGGGTTIVDRTVKKRSSATKWFLAGIVVVLLIIIAILGGVFGSRLATQNSSSSSNGSSAGDSGNEPGGTVSQGKPTAFPDPSGGRGNSGGNATPTSPTDSSPTFESNSVCQGNICPSVLSVAQYASPPTAFLFGLGQDNAVWYRTTNGEKWLSDWESLGGDMISQPSAASLDNNLVDVFVYAKNNTIQTKRFYNGKWNDTWTELGKAITSPPYAVACGDSQMDVAIRGTDGGLYRIYYKPYAGWSGWESHGGGLSSYPVIGCGPGPWRMAVLGFRGTSQPLFTTTWLGAWTGWVEAGGDFRGQLAIASRTVEESFVFGITVNRTMKYYNWTKTGDAETNNLVDLGGSFQSTPVVYVSGPDRLDVLAVGRDDRLKHKALIGQKWAEEWQDLGGAFNSTPAVVSLVRGKVSVYGLGVNGMLFHGTWKVGKEFEWSGGPEWLADGGELSLTGMKFSGV, from the exons ATGTCAACAACATCATATCGCACTGCTACCGCGGGTAGTCAATGGCCGCCCTCCTACAACTCTACAACGGCCGCAATCGGGGCTAATACTGACCGATCAATTGGGCAACCGCCGGACTTTGACCCTCCGACACCTCCTACAAGTCGTCCTTGGAGTCCACCAGTTCCACGATCCGAGATCTCTACACAGCCATGGCCGTTCAGTGACGGAGGCGGGACTACTATTGTTGACCGAACTGTCAAGAAGAGATCATCGGCGACAAAGTGGTTCCTGGCTGGGATAGTCGTGGTGCTTCTTATCATCATTGCCATCCTTGGTGGTGTGTTTGGAAGTCGCTTGGCAACGCAAAACTCTTCTAG TAGCTCGAATGGCTCTTCTGCGGGTGACTCAGGTAATGAACCCGGAGGAACCGTCAGCCAGGGAAAACCAACTGCCTTTCCCGACCCTTCAGGCGGCCGTGGCAATTCAGGCGGAAACGCAACGCCTACTTCCCCAACCG actcctcgccaaccttcGAATCCAATTCCGTCTGTCAAGGCAATATCTGCCCCTCTGTCCTCTCCGTTGCGCAGTACGCTTCGCCTcccaccgccttcctcttcggcctcgGGCAAGACAACGCGGTATGGTACCGCACCACCAACGGCGAGAAGTGGCTCTCTGACTGGGAGTCACTGGGCGGTGACATGATTTCCCAGCCTTCCGCCGCTTCGTTGGATAACAACCTGGTAGATGTGTTTGTTTATGCAAAGAATAACACTATCCAAACGAAAAGGTTTTACAACGGGAAATGGAACGACACTTGGACTGAGCTCGGGAAGGCAATTACCAGTCCGCCCTATGCAGTAGCGTGTGGTGACTCACAAATGGACGTGGCGATCAGAGGGACGGATGGGGGCTTGTATAGGATCTACTACAAGCCGTATGCTGGGTGGTCAGGATGGGAGAgtcatggtggtgggctgtCATCGTACCCGGTTATTGGATGTGGACCGGGACCGTGGAGAATGGCGGTACTTGGGTTTCGAGGCACATCCCAGCCGTTATTTACCACCACTTGGCTCGGTGCTTGGACAGGATGGGTGGAGGCAGGGGGGGACTTCAGGGGGCAGCTGGCCATCGCTTCGAGAACAGTCGAAGAGAGTTTTGTGTTTGGGATAACGGTAAACAGAACTATGAAATACTACAACTGGACCAAGACTGGGGATGCGGAAACGAACAACCTGGTGGATTTGGGAGGGAGTTTCCAGTCCACTCCGGTGGTGTATGTTAGTGGGCCGGATAGGTTGGATGTGTTGGCTGTGGGGAGGGATGATAGGTTGAAGCATAAGGCGTTGATTGGGCAGAAGTGGGCGGAAGAGTGGCAGGATTTGGGGGGCGCGTTTAATAGTACACCGGCTGTGGTGTCGTTGGTAAGGGGGAAGGTGTCGGTTTATGGGTTGGGGGTAAATGGCATGTTGTTTCATGGGACGTGGAAGGTTGGGAAGGAGTTTGAGTGGAGTGGGGGGCCGGAGTGGTTGGCTGACGGGGGGGAGTTGTCGTTGACGGGGATGAAGTTTAGTGGGGTTTAA
- a CDS encoding hypothetical protein (EggNog:ENOG503PCRR), which yields MDRGARKRNVRTSSPVVQIANSPASGPQLDWRNFIDQKARLFDHLSHLPSPIAPGSVFAFVLISSYHGVNATTAIESSASTTSMAPTITERAAFLARLYFGVTVPLLALALVPFCARIYVRIWPVWRLGWDDAFIIAGVACSIIDWGLLIPEMHIHPGDISMDEVREAVFVAYFAIPIWAISMTLIKTSIVLTLLRLPLKKPWRIGLYVIAAVQVTYCVADMQYLFFKCRPFHAAWDIMVPLRERKCPSLHTDIVVSSIGSAINITTDLLLSVAPMFILWNLRRPLRERVVICILTGMGLFASVASIMKAVVVADWRNVDDQWEMAMSIATWTILEQLISLFAACCPSLKGPIQALLSKCGVSLTRQNTNVSFVHIPSRMRENQLRREAREWLGEEDLQPSRQGPSELIAVVDEESERSKNNSSLVLPPLPGSKTLIPQFLLRRQKHGA from the exons ATGGACCGGGGAgccagaaaaagaaatgtcAGGACCAGTTCACCGGTTGTTCAAATTGCGAACAGCCCCGCCTCTGGACCTCAACTTGATTGGCGCAATTTCATCGACCAGAAAGCACGGTTGTTTGATCATCTATCCCATCTTCCTTCTCCAATTGCTCCTGGGTCTGTTTTCGCATTTGTTCTCATTTCATCCTACCATGGTGTAAACGCAACCACCGCAATCGAATCCAGCGCCTCAACGACCTCGATGgcacccaccatcaccgagagGGCAGCGTTTTTGGCCCGCCTTTACTTCGGAGTCACCGTCCCACTCCTGGCACTTGCTTTGGTTCCCTTTTGTGCAAGAATATATGTGCGAATATGGCCGGTCTGGAGActgggatgggatgatgcCTTCATTAtcgctggggtg GCCTGCTCCATTATCGACTGgggcctcctcatcccagaGATGCATATACACCCGGGAGACATCAGCATGGACGAAGTTCGAGAAGCTGTCTTTGTGGCATATTTTGCCATTCCGATTTGGGCTATCAGCATGACTTTGATAAAGACGTCCATTGTCTTGACTTTGTTGCGATTACCTCTGAAAAAGCCATGGAGGATAGGCCTATACGTGATCGCTGCCGTTCAAGTCACCTACTGCGTGGCCGACATGCAGTATCTCTTCTTCAAATGTCGACCATTCCATGCTGCCTGGGATATCATGGTCCCTCTGCGCGAGCGAAAATGCCCCAGCCTCCATACAGACATTGTAGTCTCCAGCATCGGCTCCGCAATCAACATTACCACCGACCTGTTGCTTTCTGTTGCCCCGATGTTCATCCTTTGGAACCTACGCCGTCcgctgagggagagggtcGTGATATGCATCCTGACAGGGATGGGCTTATTCGCCAGCGTCGCGTCGATCATGAAGGCCGTGGTCGTTGCTGATTGGAGGAACGTGGATGATCAGTGGGAGATGGCCATGTCGATTGCTACCTGGACCATTCTCGAGCAGCTCATCTCGCTTTTTGCTGCATGCTGCCCTTCGCTGAAAGGCCCGATCCAGGCCTTGCTGAGCAAATGCGGTGTCAGTCTGACCAGACAGAATACAAATGTGTCTTTTGTGCACATTCCATCGAGGATGAGAGAGAACcagctgaggagggaggccaGAGAGTGGTTGGGTGAGGAAGACTTACAACCTTCACGTCAAGGCCCATCTGAACTTATCGCTGTCGTCGACGAAGAAAGCGAACGGTCAAAGAACAACTCTTCGTTGGTGTTGCCTCCTCTTCCGGGTTCAAAGACCCTGATACCTCAGTTTTTGTTGCGCCGCCAGAAGCATGGAGCCTGA
- the ade5 gene encoding Bifunctional purine biosynthetic protein ADE5,7 (BUSCO:EOG09264G7L; EggNog:ENOG503P2A1; COG:G) yields MSDPCKILVFASGNGSNFQALIDAVSSGAIPNSKIIRLIVNKSKAYATTRADNAGIPWEYFNLISHGFRQKGETDPAKLQESRDKYDAALAEKVLKGDYKPDLVILAGWMYVFGKAFLDPLEAEGIKIINLHPALPGKYDGTNAIGRAFEDFKAGKLEDNKTGIMVHYVIAQVDRGAPILVKEIECREGEELEQLEQRIHSHEHELIVEAAAKVAGEILDKKNKTQ; encoded by the exons aTGTCAGACCCCTGCAAAatcctcgtcttcgcctCAGGCAACGGCTCCAACTTCCAAGCCCTCATCGACGCCGTCTCCTCGGGCGccatccccaactccaaGATCATCCGCCTCATCGTAAACAAGAGCAAAGCCTACGCCACCACCCGCGCTGACAACGCCGGTATCCCCTGGGAGTACTTCAACCTCATCTCCCACGGCTTCCGCCAAAAGGGCGAGACCGACCCGGCCAAGCTCCAAGAGTCAAGAGACAAGTACGATGCCGCCCTCGCGGAGAAGGTGCTCAAGGGGGATTACAAGCCCGACCTGGTGATTTTGGCCGGGTGGATGTATGTCTTTGGAAAGGCTTTCTTGGATCCGCTTGAGGCGGAGGGGATCAAGATTATTAACTTGCATCCTGCGCTGCCAG GCAAGTATGATGGCACCAATGCTATTGGGCGGGCGTTTGAGGACTTTAAGGCCGGCAAATTGGAGGACAACAAGACGGGTATCATGGTGCATTATGTCATTGCCCAAGTTGACAGGGGGGCTCCTATTCTggtgaaggagattgagtgccgcgagggcgaggagttggagcagCTGGAGCAGAGGATACATTCTCACGAGCATGAGCTGATCGTTGAGGCCGCTGCCAAGGTGGCAGGTGAGATCttggacaagaagaacaagacacAATAA
- a CDS encoding hypothetical protein (EggNog:ENOG503P2C4; COG:S) — protein sequence MGAINPQEDSYLAQVPVELLLRITRWIRTSDLANVRLSCKCLERNLFNFFAHEFFRKRQFMVSVQSLQTLVSISKHSTLAPFLKHVIICTDRVGNSWEASKLPAEKHRIWLRAKAEQNNLFATGLLREMLAEAFAALPHLGTVDLRDFNSETRNRDNGSWRSYGAVTLEKSIGLRLETGVDNGQLMSDTYPTMVFTAIISALGASGAQPNTIEVNLRDKKWGLHDSAFAIPPPLEPKLAPILANLKTLHLCFCIKDHFFMIHDFLTMARNVTWLRLNFNHQSSPHDRTELGPVLFKWLEQPESDTPLNDIDRKPVSFPNLERLDIGWISVAPQPLLTLITKFSPTLKHLCLRRVSLCHSERDSQTETNPWIAFFNSLKKVRGIKLRVLELSDIYHGKPRIAHWQDLITFEADQDGTKKPLWARKNWRGTTDRVSLAAMIKSVNNSMVCPWEHRYSGSDVDMDGDSEDDEDDISEDDG from the exons ATGGGCGCCATTAATCCTCAAGAGGACTCTTATCTTGCGCAGGTCCCTGTCGAGTTGCTCTTGCGCATCACTCGCTGGATCAGGACCAGTGACCTCGCCAACGTCCGATTGAGTTGCAAGTGTCTCGAGAGGAACCTCTTCAATTTCTTTGCACATGAGTTTTTCCGCAAGAGACAGTTCATGGTCTCTGTCCAAAGCTTGCAGACCCTCGTATCTATCTCCAAGCACAGCACACTTGCTCCCTTTCTCAAGCA TGTCATCATTTGCACGGATCGGGTTGGAAACAGCTGGGAAGCAAGCAAACTCCCAGCTGAGAAGCATCGCATTTGGCTACGCGCAAAGGCGGAGCAAAATAATTTGTTCGCTACGGGCCTACTGCGAGAAATGCTTGCTGAAGCTTTTGCGGCGCTCCCACATCTCGGAACCGTTGACTTAAGGGACTTCAATTCCGAGACTCGGAATCGAGACAACGGATCTTGGCGGAGTTACGGTGCAGTAACCTTGGAAAAGTCAATAGGCCTGAGGCTGGAGACCGGTGTAGACAACGGGCAACTGATGTCAGACACATACCCCACAATGGTTTTCACCGCCATTATCTCTGCACTGGGAGCTTCTGGTGCTCAGCCTAATACTATCGAGGTCAACCTAAGGGACAAAAAGTGGGGCCTCCATGACAGCGCCTTTGCCATACCTCCGCCCTTGGAACCAAAGCTGGCgcccatcctcgccaacctcaagaCTCTTCATCTATGTTTCTGCATCAAGGACCATTTTTTCATGATCCACGACTTTTTGACCATGGCAAGAAATGTCACATGGCTCCGACTCAACTTCAATCATCAATCATCACCGCATGATCGGACAGAGCTGGGGCCCGTGTTGTTCAAATGGCTTGAGCAGCCAGAATCAGACACTCCTCTCAATGATATCGACAGAAAGCCGGTCTCCTTCCCGAATCTAGAAAGACTTGACATCGGATGGATAAGCGTggcccctcaacccctcctcacgCTTATCACCAAGTTCAGCCCAACACTCAAACACCTCTGCCTGCGGCGTGTGTCCCTTTGCCACTCAGAGCGTGACTCGCAAACCGAGACGAATCCGTGGATCGCCTTTTTCAATAGCTTGAAGAAAGTTCGAGGGATTAAGCTAAGGGTGCTGGAGCTGAGTGACATCTATCATGGGAAACCGAGAATTGCGCACTGGCAAGATCTCATCACATTCGAGGCTGATCAGGATGGTACCAAGAAACCCCTATGGGCCCGCAAGAACTGGAGAGGAACAACAGACCGAGTGAGTCTCGCGGCGATGATCAAATctgtcaacaacagcatgGTCTGCCCTTGGGAACATCGATACAGCGGTTCGGACGTGGATATGGATGGTGACTCggaagacgatgaggatgatatCTCGGAAGACGATGGGTag